One segment of Panicum virgatum strain AP13 chromosome 1K, P.virgatum_v5, whole genome shotgun sequence DNA contains the following:
- the LOC120652141 gene encoding basic leucine zipper 8-like, with protein MVGPYNCSGSTTISSMPAGTADKQERRSNDERKKRRLASNRESARRSRVRKQRRLDDLSSQVAELLDTNQRLLIELNHMIARHARIVRENAKLREEAADFQKRLNEMEVASSLEELLYV; from the coding sequence ATGGTTGGTCCATACAATTGCAGTGGAAGTACCACCATCAGCTCAATGCCTGCTGGGACAGCAGACAAGCAAGAGAGGCGCAGCAACgacgagaggaagaagagaaggttAGCATCAAACCGTGAGTCTGCCAGGAGGTCTCGCGTGAGGAAGCAGAGGCGCTTGGACGATCTGTCATCACAGGTCGCGGAGCTCCTTGATACAAACCAGAGGCTTCTTATTGAGCTCAACCACATGATCGCTAGGCATGCTCGCATAGTGCGTGAGAATGCCAAACTTAGAGAAGAAGCTGCTGACTTTCAGAAAAGGCTCAATGAGATGGAAGTGGCTAGTAGCCTCGAGGAACTGTTGTATGTGTAG
- the LOC120648448 gene encoding serine/threonine protein phosphatase 2A regulatory subunit B''beta-like → MVEEPAQAPADLSAAAQVSALPLQVDLLQLPPEVPAPGAPALRGVLDRLFAHWLSLPDTAALVASLVHKAKASGGGAVGACASMLPSMLQGGAAVPPLSPRSPRLSRRPSGLGAGQPNRSASPLRPAAARPAKEVIPQFYFQDGRPPPYEVKKQCISTVDQLFAGHSNGLRAPEFRMVTRELCKLPTFFTTALFFKIDEESTGFVAREAFIDFWVNSNLMSMDSATQVFTILKQQNRNYLTKEDFKPVLKDLLDNHPGLEFLKSTPEFQERYAETVVYRIFYSLNRIGSGHLSLRELKRGNLLSALRHADDEEDINKVLRYFSYEHFYVIYCKFWELDTDHDFLIDKENLIKYGNHALTYRIVDRIFSEVPRKFTSKAEGKMGYEDFVHFILSEEDKSTGPSQEYWFKCIDLDGNGILTHNELQFFFEEQLHRMECMAQEPVLFEDILCQLIDMIGPENESYLTLKDFRRCKLSGHFFNILFNLNKFMAFEARDPFLIRQMREEPSLTDWDRFARREYVRLAMEEDGEDASNASGDVWDESLESPF, encoded by the exons ATGGTGGAGGAACCGGCGCAGGCGCCGGCGGATctgagcgcggcggcgcaggtgagCGCGCTGCCGCTGCAGGTGGACCTCCTGCAGCTGCCGCCGGAGGTGCCGGCGCCGGGGGCGCCCGCGCTGCGCGGCGTCCTCGACCGCCTCTTCGCGCACTGGCTCTCGCTCCCGGACACCGCCGCGCTGGTCGCCAGCCTCGTGCACAAGGccaaggcgagcggcggcggggcggtgggCGCCTGCGCCTCGATGCTGCCCTCGATGCTGCAggggggcgccgccgtgccgccgctctcCCCGAGGTCGCCGCGCCTCTCGCGGAGGCCCAGCGGGCTCGGCGCCGGCCAGCCCAACCGCTCCGCGTCGCCGCTccgtccggccgccgcgcgccccgccaaGGAGGTCATACCGCAG TTCTATTTTCAAGATGGCCGACCACCGCCGTACGAGGTGAAGAAGCAATGCATTTCTACCGTTGATCAGCTCTTCGCCGGCCATTCAAATGGTCTTCGAGCTCCAG AATTTCGGATGGTTACCAGGGAACTCTGCAAGCTACCGACATTCTTTACCACTGCTCTTTTCTTTAAGATTGACGAGGAGAGCACAGGATTCGTGGCAAG GGAGGCCTTCATTGATTTTTGGGTGAATAGCAATTTGATGAGTATGGACAGTGCAACCCAGGTATTTACGATTCTGAAGCAACAGAATCGCAATTACCTCACGAAG GAGGATTTTAAACCAGTTCTTAAAGACCTTTTGGACAACCATCCTGGTCTGGAGTTCTTAAAGAGTACACCTGAATTTCAAGAAAGATATG CTGAGACTGTCGTATATAGGATATTCTACTCCTTGAATCGAATTGGAAGTGGTCATCTATCACTTAGGGAGCTGAAGCGTGGAAATCTACTCAGTGCGCTCAGGCAtgctgatgatgaagaagatatcAACAAAGTTTTAAG GTATTTCTCATATGAGCATTTCTATGTGATATATTGCAAGTTTTGGGAGCTGGACACAGACCACGATTTCTTGATTGATAAAGAAAATCTTATTAAGTATGGAAACCATGCATTGACATATAGGATTGTAGATAGAATTTTCTCAGAG GTTCCTAGGAAATTTACCAGCAAGGCTGAAGGGAAAATGGGGTATGAAGATTTTGTCCATTTTATACTGTCTGAAGAGGACAAATCAACAGGGCCAAGCCAGGAATATTG GTTTAAATGTATAGATCTTGATGGCAAtggcatactcacacacaacgaACTGCAGTTCTTTTTTGAGGAACAACTTCACCGCATGGAATGCATGGCCCAGGAACCGGTTCTTTTTGAGGACATCTTATGTCAGCTCATTGACATGATTGGACCTGAG AATGAGAGCTATTTGACATTGAAAGACTTCCGAAGGTGCAAATTGTCTGGGCATTTCTTCAACATTCTCTTTAACCTGAACAAATTTATGGCCTTTGAAGCTAGGGACCCATTCCTCATTCGCCAA ATGCGTGAAGAGCCATCATTAACAGATTGGGATCGTTTTGCACGAAGAGAATATGTAAGATTGGCGATGGAAGAAGATGGCGAAGATGCTTCAAATGCAAGTGGAGATGTTTGGGATGAGTCACTTGAATCTCCTTTTTAG
- the LOC120648466 gene encoding protein GLUTAMINE DUMPER 4-like, translating to MRLARIAMAMEDGGGASSSVAPAAMAADYGRHFQPPPFWSTPTPYLFIGFAVVMALIAVALAVLLCSSRKEADEAGRGAEGEVMAARVLAPLGREDAAAPKVLVVMAGHSAPSFLASAAPFASFAAAGDDDAKPPHGAGAGGKDDAAVV from the coding sequence ATGAGGCTGGCAAGAATCGCCATGGCgatggaggacggcggcggagcgtCGTCGTCGGTGGCgcccgcggccatggcggctgaCTACGGGCGCCACTTCCAGCCGCCGCCGTTCTggtcgacgccgacgccgtACCTCTTCATCGGCTTCGCGGTGGTGATGGCGCTCATCGCCGTGGCGCTGGCCGTGCTCCTCTGCAGCAGCCGCAAGGAGGCGGACGAGGCCGGTCGCGGCGCCGAGGGGGAGGTCATGGCCGCGCGCGTGCTGGCGCCGCTCGGCagggaggacgcggcggcgcccaaGGTGCTCGTCGTCATGGCCGGCCACAGCGCGCCGTCGTTCCTCGCCAGCGCCGCTCCGTTCGCGAGCTTTGCCGCAGCCGGTGACGACGACGCCAAGCCGccgcacggcgccggcgccggcggcaaggaCGACGCCGCCGTCGTGTAG